The uncultured Ilyobacter sp. genome has a segment encoding these proteins:
- a CDS encoding lmo0937 family membrane protein — MLGTIAVILIVLWLLGIVSAYTMSGFIHILLVIAIIIILIRIINGRRGL, encoded by the coding sequence ATGTTAGGGACGATTGCTGTAATCCTAATAGTCTTATGGCTTTTAGGTATAGTTAGTGCATATACTATGAGTGGTTTTATACATATCCTTCTAGTAATTGCGATAATTATAATTTTGATAAGGATAATAAACGGAAGAAGGGGACTTTAG
- a CDS encoding DUF2254 domain-containing protein, with product MIRKILDIIKKSIWPYPFIYGVLSLLGSFFIILIDSGYFLDLQLHIPNIFFTDIDLARMILGIVAASFITITTFTFSTTMIVLTMYMSQFSPRIVENFLTNKNTMQAFGIFVGGFIYSITSLLFMRRDLISEYLVISASISIIYMIVGLVFFLIFINSVANLIQVNNVIKNLYKNSLKNMVKYKDLIKTGSIISKIKVEKYRQLEVVFCQQNGYIQYINHENLLELAKDIQAVIVFEKVVGQFVADDTKLISLYLRKNTEINETMVKKLLSCIIIGERKTEEQNFGFMIQKIVEVALRAISPGINDPHTASHCIRILGILLRQISDLENGYIVKKDEEDENIMVVFKAFDFEKILYYTFSQLIHYAKEDVLVITSIFKALRFAMEKASKENRLIIITFSDYIWGKIVPELSEGLDYKMLKHERDEIYLLK from the coding sequence TTGATTAGGAAAATATTAGACATCATTAAAAAAAGTATATGGCCCTATCCATTTATCTACGGGGTCCTATCTCTATTAGGTTCATTTTTCATTATTTTAATTGACTCAGGGTATTTTTTGGATCTTCAATTACACATACCGAATATATTTTTTACGGATATTGATTTAGCTAGGATGATTTTAGGTATTGTTGCAGCCTCTTTTATTACAATCACTACCTTTACTTTTTCTACTACAATGATCGTTCTGACAATGTATATGTCTCAATTTTCACCCAGAATAGTTGAAAATTTCTTAACAAATAAAAATACAATGCAAGCATTTGGTATATTTGTTGGAGGATTTATTTATTCAATTACTTCATTATTGTTTATGAGGAGAGATTTAATTTCAGAATATTTAGTTATATCCGCAAGTATAAGTATCATTTACATGATAGTTGGTTTAGTATTTTTTTTAATTTTTATTAATAGTGTAGCAAATCTTATACAAGTAAACAATGTTATTAAAAACCTTTATAAGAACTCATTAAAAAATATGGTGAAATATAAGGATTTAATAAAAACAGGATCAATTATTAGTAAAATAAAGGTTGAAAAGTACAGACAATTAGAAGTGGTTTTTTGTCAACAAAATGGATATATTCAGTATATTAATCATGAGAATCTACTGGAGCTCGCTAAAGATATACAAGCGGTTATTGTCTTTGAAAAAGTAGTGGGTCAGTTTGTAGCAGATGATACAAAGCTGATTTCCTTGTACTTAAGAAAAAATACAGAAATAAATGAAACCATGGTGAAAAAACTATTGAGTTGCATTATCATAGGAGAGAGAAAAACTGAAGAACAAAATTTTGGTTTTATGATCCAAAAGATAGTGGAAGTGGCATTAAGAGCCATATCTCCAGGAATTAATGATCCACATACAGCGAGTCATTGTATAAGAATACTTGGTATTTTACTTAGACAAATCTCTGATTTAGAAAATGGATATATTGTTAAGAAAGATGAAGAAGATGAAAATATCATGGTTGTATTTAAAGCTTTTGATTTTGAGAAAATATTATATTATACATTTAGTCAACTTATACATTATGCAAAAGAAGACGTGTTGGTAATTACTTCGATATTTAAAGCTTTAAGATTTGCTATGGAAAAAGCTTCAAAAGAAAATAGACTTATCATTATAACATTTAGTGACTATATTTGGGGAAAAATAGTACCAGAATTAAGTGAAGGTTTGGATTATAAAATGTTAAAACACGAGAGAGATGAGATATATCTTTTGAAATAA
- a CDS encoding acetate uptake transporter, giving the protein MSHDASQGNPAVVGLAGFGLTTMLLQFHNVGWMGLGPVVASGLIFGGLAQLIAGFQEFKCGNNFGYSAFVSYGSFWISLGIMFLLNHFGIYKANHTDIGFFLIAWTMYTAIMTIPAMKVHAAMGVTFILLLIGFILLDLAHFGYPALTKVAGYELMLCALSAWYMMAAAIYSQVFGRPVLPMGIPLIN; this is encoded by the coding sequence ATGTCACACGATGCATCACAAGGAAACCCGGCAGTTGTTGGGTTGGCAGGATTTGGTCTCACGACTATGTTGCTTCAGTTTCACAATGTAGGATGGATGGGGTTAGGTCCTGTAGTAGCTTCAGGACTCATCTTCGGAGGCTTGGCTCAGCTGATCGCAGGTTTCCAAGAATTCAAATGCGGTAATAACTTTGGTTACAGTGCTTTTGTTTCTTATGGTAGTTTCTGGATATCTTTAGGTATTATGTTCCTTTTAAATCATTTTGGCATCTACAAAGCCAATCATACTGATATAGGATTTTTCCTAATTGCTTGGACTATGTACACTGCTATCATGACTATTCCTGCTATGAAAGTTCATGCTGCTATGGGAGTCACTTTTATCCTTCTACTCATAGGATTTATACTTCTTGATCTTGCACACTTCGGTTACCCGGCACTAACTAAAGTCGCTGGTTACGAACTAATGCTTTGTGCACTTTCAGCTTGGTATATGATGGCCGCAGCCATATATTCCCAGGTTTTCGGGAGACCTGTTCTTCCAATGGGTATACCTCTAATCAATTAA